Within Streptomyces sp. SS1-1, the genomic segment GACGAGCACCGGACGCGCCGGGGAGGCGACGCTCCACGAGCAGCGCCGGCCGGCGCCCCGGACCGAGCCGTCCTCCGGCGGGCGCGGCCCGCGAGGCGTGGTGACGGGCTTGCTCAGGACCGCGCGTCCCAAGCAGTGGGTCAAGAACGTCCTGGTCGTCGCCGCCCCGGCCGCCGCGGGCCGGCTCTTCTCGGTGCACGCCCTGACCCAAGTGGCGCTCGTCTTCGCCCTGTTCACCGCCTGCGCCGCCGCCGTCTACCTGGTCAACGACGCCCGCGACGCCGACGCGGACCGCGCCCACCCCACCAAGCGCCGCCGCCCGGTCGCCGCCGGACAGGTGCCCGTCCCCGTCGCGTACGCCGCCGGAGGCGTCCTCGCCGTCCTCGGGCCCGCCCTCGCCGCCTGGCTGGCCTCCCCGGCCGTCGCGGCCCTGCTGGTGGCCTACCTGGGCATGCAACTGGCGTACTGCGTACGGCTCAAGCACGTCCTCGTCGCCGACCTCGCGGTCGTCACGACCGGTTTCCTGATGCGGGCCGTCGCCGGCGGGCTCGCGCTCGGCATCCCGCTCTCGCGCTGGTTCCTCATCACCACCGGGTTCGGGGCGCTGTTCATGGTGGCGGCCAAGCGGTACTCCGAGGCCGTCCAGATGGCCGGGAAGGCGGGCGCCACGCGCGCGTTGCTCACCGAGTACACCCCCGGCTACCTGCGCTTCGTCTGGCAGCTCGCGGCCGGCGTCGCCGTGCTCGGCTACTGCCTGTGGGCCCTGGAGGAGGGCGGGGTGCCGCACGCCAGCGTGCTGCCCTGGCGGCAGCTGTCCATGGTCGCCTTCGTCCTCGCGATCCTGCGGTACGCCGTGTTCGCCGACCGGGGCACCGCGGGCGAGCCCGAGGAGGTGGTCCTGCGCGACCGGGCCCTGGCGGTCATCGGGGTGGTGTGGATGACGATGTACGCGCTGGCGGTGGCCAATTGGTAGGGCCGCGACCCGCCCGCCGCGAGATCCTGGGGTTCGCCGCCGCCGGGCTCGCCGCCTACACCGTCGACCTCGCGCTGTTCACCGCCCTGCGCGGGCCCGCCGGACTCGGCCCGCTCACCGCCAAGAGCCTGTCCTTCCTCGCCGGCTGCAGCGTCGCCTACGCCGGGAACGCCCTCGGCACCTACCGGCACACCCGCCCGCGCGGGCCGCGCCCCTACGCCGCGTTCCTCGTGGTGAACGCCGCCGGGGCCGCCGTCCAGCTGCTCTGCCTGGCCGTGAGCCACTACGGGCTCGGGTTCACCTCCCAGCGCGCGGACACCGTCTCGGGGGCGGTCGTCGGCATGGCGCTGGCTACGGTCCTGCGGTTCTGGGGCACACGGACATGGGTGTTCCGTGCGGAGGGGAGAGTCGGATCGTGGACTGGCTGAAGAGACTCCCCGTCGTGGGGCCCTGGGTGGCCCGGCTGATGACCACGCACGCGTGGCGGTCCTACGAGCGCCTCGACCGGGTGAAGTGGACGCGGCTGGCGGCGGCGATGACCTTCGTCAGCTTCGTCGCGCTGTTCCCGCTGCTCACCGTGGCGGCGGCGATCGCGGCCGCCACGCTCAGCAAGGAGCAGCAGGACACGCTCCAGGACAAGCTGGCCGAACAGGTCCCCGGCATCTCCGACCAGCTCGACATCAACACCCTCGTGCAGAACGCCGGCACGGTCGGCCTCATCGCGGGCGCCGCCCTGCTGCTCACCGGCATCAGCTGGGTGGGCTCGGTGCGCGAGTGCCTGCGCGCGGTCTGGGAGCTGCCCGACGAGGAGGAGAACCCGCTGCTGCACAAGGCCAAGGACGCCGTCGTCCTGGTCGGCCTGGGCGGCGCGATCCTGGTGACGGTCCTCGCGTCCACCGTGGCCTCCGCGGCGGTCGGCTGGACGACCCGTCAGCTCGGTGTGGACGAGGCCGGCTGGGGCGGGGTCCTGCTGCGGGCCGCCGCCTTCCTGGTCGCGGTCCTCGCCGGCTTCCTGGTCCTGCTGTACGTGCTGACCCTGCTGCCGGGCGTCGAACCGCCGCGCCGCCGGCTGCTGGTGGCCGCCCTGATCGGCGCGATCGGCTTCGAACTGCTGAAGCTGCTGCTCAGCGGCTACATCCAGGGCGTGGCCACGAAGAGCATGTACGGCGCGTTCGGCGTGCCCGTCGCCCTGCTGCTGTGGATCAACTTCACGTCGAAACTGGTGGTGTTCTGCGCGGCCTGGACGGCGACCGGCAGCAAGGAGGCCGAACCGGTGGACGGGTCCGCGGCGCCGGAGACCTCCGGCGGCCCGGACCCGTCCGGCGGACCAGGGGTCAGGAACGGCCCCGGCGGCGCACCAGGTCGGGCAGCGGCCACCGGCGGTTGACCAGGAAGACGCCCGCGCCGAGCAGCGCGAGGACGCCCGCGGCGATGCCGAGCGCGACCCCGACGCCCCCCGACCCGCCGGCCGCGGAGGCGCCCACGGCGGGCTTGGCGGACTTCTCCGCGCCCTTGGCGCCCCCGGCCTCCCCGGACGTGCCCGCGCCGGGCTGCGCGGCGCCCTGGGCGCTCTTCGGCGCCACCAGCTCACCCACCGGCTGCACCTTGCCGGCCGCCTCGAAGCCCCAGTCGAACAGCCGCGCGGACTCCTTGTAGACCTCGTTGTGCTCCTTCTTCTCCGGGTTCATCACGGTGACGAGCAGCACCCGGCCGTCGCGCTCGGCGACGCCGGTGAAGGTGTGACCGGCGTTGGTGGTGTAACCGTTCTTCACCCCGGCGATGCCCGGATAGACCGACATGTCGTAGTCGCCGCGCAGCAGCCGGTTGGTGTTCTGGATCTCGAAGGACCCGCGCACCGACTTGCCCTTGCTCTTCTTCGTCGCCCCCGGGAACTTCGTGGTGACCGTCGAGCAGTACTCCCGGAAGTCCTTCTTCTGCAGCCCGGACCGCGCGAACAGCGTCAGGTCGTACGCCGACGACACCTGACCCGGCGCGTCGTAGCCGTCGGGGGAGACCACGTGCGTGTCGAGGGCCTGCAGCTCCTCGGCGTGCTCGTTCATCTCCCGCACGGTCTTGTCGACGCCGCCGTTCATCGCGGACAGCACGTGCACGGCGTCGTTCCCGGAGGCCAGGAAGACACCGAGCCACAGGTCGTGCACCGAGTACGTCTCGTTCTCCTTTATCCCGACCACGCTGGAGCCGGCGCCGACGCCCGCCAGGTCGGACACGGCCACCTTGTGCTCGGTGCTCTTCGGGAAGCGGGGCAGCACGGTGTCGGCGAACAGCATCTTCATGGTGCTCGCCGGGGCCAGCCGCCAGTGCGCGTTGTGCGCGGCGAGCACGTCGCCGGACTCGGCGTCGGCGACGATCCAGGAGCGGGCCGACAGGTCCTTCGGCAGGACGGGAGCGCCGCCCGCGAGGTTCACCTGGGTGCCGGGCCGGCCCAGCAGCTCCCCGCCCACCGTCGACATGTCCGCCGGGGGTGTGGCCGAAGGGCTCGTACTCGGCGACGGCCGGGGGGCCGCGTGCGCGACGGGCACGGTCAGCGCGAGGGACGACAGGACGGCGGAGGCGACCAGCAGGCCACGCCTGGCGGTCTTCGTAGGTGCGGGCACGAGCGGAAACGTACAGGGCGTTCCCATGGAAGTCCCGTTCCCGCCCCCACCCCGCTCCGTGCACCCGGCGGGGGACGGCGATACTGAGGACATGAAGCTCAGCCGCCCCGTCTCCTGGTTCCTGCTCGCCTTCGGAGTGTGGAGCTGGGTCATCTGGGTCACTTTCGTCAAAAACCTGATCAAGGACAGCAGCGGGCTCGCGTTCGAGGACGGGCAGCCCACGGCGTACTTCTGGGTGCATCTGCTGCTCGCCGTCGTCTCCTTCGTACTGGGGACGGTCGTCGGGGCCATCGGGTTGCGCGGAGTGCGCGCACTGCGCCGGACGTCATAGGAACTCGGCCACCGGGCCGGACGTTCACCGGGCACGTGAGGGAAAGGGAACGCCGGCGTGGTCATCGTCTTCGCGCTCGTCGCACTGCTCGTGCTGTCCGTGCTGGTGACGGGCAACTGGTGGGTGTGGCGCCGCCTCTTCCGCGACACGACCCGCGCTCCCGGGACCGTGCGCCGTGTGGGCGTGGCCGTGATCGCCGGTGGCTGGGCGCTGACGGTCGGCGCCCTGGTCGCCGAGCGCGCGGGAGCGCCCTTCTGGCTCCAGCGGACCCTGGCCTGGCCGGGCTTCCTGTGGCTGGCCCTGTCGCTGTACCTGCTGCTGTACCTCCTGGCCGGTGAGCTCGTACGGCCGCTGCTGCGCCGGTGGCTCGACCGGCGGGCGGGCGCCGGCGCGGCCGCGGCGCACCCCGGGCCGGACACCGCCGGGGCCGCCGCCCCGGCCACCGCGGCGGCCGCCCCGCGCGGCCCCCGGGGCGCGTCCCCGGCCACGGGCCGCGCGGCGGCGCTCACCGCCGACCCGCCCCCGGCCGGCCCCGACGGCCAGGACGCCCCCCGGCCCGAGCCCAGCCGCCGCCTGTTCGTCTCCCGGGTCGTCGCCGGCACCGCCGCGGCGGCCGCCGTCGGCACCGTCGGCTACGGCACCGGCACCGTGCTGCGCGGCCCGAGGGTCAAGCGGGTCACCGTGCCGCTCGCCAAGCTCCCACGCGCGGCCCACGGTTACCGGATCGCCGTCGTCAGCGACATCCACCTCGGACCGGTCCTCGGCCGGGGCTTCGCGCAGAAGGTCGTCGACACGATCAACGGCACCCAGCCCGACCTCATCGCGGTCGTCGGCGACCTGGTGGACGGCAGCGTCAAGGACCTGGGCCCGGCCGCCGCCCCCCTCGCGCGACTGAGGGCACGCGACGGCAGCTTCTTCGTCACCGGCAACCACGAGTACTTCTCGGGCGCCGCGCAATGGGTCGACGAGGTACGCCGCCTGGGCCTGCGCCCCCTGGAGAACGCCCGCACGGAACTGCCCCACTTCGACCTGGCCGGCGTCAACGACGTGGCGGGCGAGGACGAGGGGCAGGGCCCCGACTTCACGCGGGCGCTCGGCGACCGCGACACGGCACGCGCGTGCGTGCTCATGGCCCACCAGCCGGTCCAGATCCACGACGCCGTCGAGCACGGCGTCGACCTCCAGCTCTCCGGGCACACCCACGGCGGTCAGCTCTGGCCGGGCAGCCTCATCGCCGAGCTGGCGAACCCGACCGTGGCCGGACTGGAGCGCTACGGCGACACCCAGCTGTACGTCAGCCGGGGCGCGGGCGCCTGGGGCCCGCCCACGCGTGTGGGCGCCCCGTCCGACATCACCGTGATCGAGCTGGCGTCCCGTCAGGCCTGACCTGCGTGTGCCCGTGAGGTGACCGAATTGTGAAACCTGCTGGAAACGCCCGTAGGTAAGTTCTTTCTCATGTCGGCAGAATCCCCTTCCGCCCGATGAAACCCGTGTGATTAGGTGTGCCCGCCACTTAGGGGAGTGGCTGAAAAATAAACAGCTTCACGCGGGGGCCCTTCGGGGCCTGGGGAGAGGGCACACCCATGCGTACGGTTCGCATGCGGATTCTCGCGACGCTGCTCGTGCTGGCGGCCGTGGGAGTGGGTGGCTGGCAGTTGTTGCCGTCACAGCAGAACCAGGAACGAACCATCACGGTCGGCACGACGGACGCCGTCACCTCGCTCGACCCGGCCGGCGCCTACGACGCCGGCTCCTGGGCGTTGTTCAGCAACGTCTTCCAGTCGCTGATGACCTTCGAGGCCGGTGGTGTGACACCCGTCCCGGACGCCGCCGAGAGCTGCGGCTGGGTCGGCGACGACCTGCGGACGTACCGGTGCGAGCTGCGCGAGGGCCTCAGGTTCCCGAGCGGCCGGGAGATGACCGGGGAGGACGTCAGGTTCTCCTTCGACCGGGTCAAGCGGATCAACTCGGACGTCGGCCCGGCCTCGCTGCTCGACACGCTCGGCTCGGTGCGCGCGAAGGGCCGTACCGTCACCTTCCGGCTGTCGTCGCCCGACGCCACGTTCCCGCTCAAGGTCGCCACCGGCGCGGGCGCCATCGTCGACCGGGAGAAGTACCCGGCGGGCGAGCTGCGCACCGGTGACTCCGTGGACGGCACCGGCCCGTACACGCTGTCCGGCTACAGCGAGGGCAAGCAGGCCCGGCTCGACCCCAACCCCCGGTACAAGGGCGCGGTCGGCGGCGGCGCCACCCCGGTCGAACTGCGCTACTACTCCGACGCGGACGCCCTCGGCGACGCCTGGACCGACCGGCGGATCGACGTGGCCACGCGCACGCTGCCGCCCCGCGTCCTCGCCGGCCTCAACGCCGCCGACAGCGACCAGCGCGTGTCGGAGGCCGACAGCTCCGAGGTCCGCAACCTGTACCTCAACACCCGCGCCTCCTCCCCGCTGCACGACGTGCGGGTGCGCAAGGCCATGGCGTGGCTGCTGGACCGCGAGAAGCTGGCCGCCACCGTCTACAAGGGGACCGTCGACCCCCTGTACTCGCTGATCCCGACCGGCATCACCGGCCACACCACCTCGTACTTCGACGCCTACCCGAAGCAGAGCACCGCCAAGGCGCGCGCCCTGCTGGAGAACTCCGGGATCACCCTGCCGGTGCGCTTCACCTACGGCTTCGCCACCGGCCGCGGCTCCGGCGGCGAGGAGGCCGAGGAGATCAAGCAGCAGCTGGAGGCGAGCGGCCTGTTCAAGGTCGACGTCAAGGGCTACGAGTGGACCGACTTCCAGAAGCGCTGGGCGGGCGGCAAGCTCGACGCGTACGCGGTCGGCTGGGTCGCCGACTTCCCCGACCCGGACACCTACGGCGGCCCCCTCGTCGGCACCAAGGGCACCATGAACACCGGCTACAGCGACAAGACGGTCGACCGGCTGATCACCGCCAGCCAGCAGTACGCCGACCGCGCGCAGGCCACCCGGGACTTCCGGGACATGCAGGAGGCCGTCGCCCGGGACGTGCCGCTGATCCCGCTGTGGCAGGCCAAGGAGTACGTCGTCACCACCGAGGACGTCGGCGGCGGACAGTACCTGTCGGACGGCACCGGCGTGTTCCGGCTGTGGAGCCTCGGCTGGATCTGACACGGGACCACCCGGCCGGCGGTGTCAGGAGACGGGCACCGCCGGCAGGGTCACCGTGACCGCCAGCCCCTCACCGGGCGCCGTCCGCACGGCGACCTGACCGCCGTGCGCCTCCACCACGCCCTGCACGATCGCCATGCCCAGACCGCTGCCCGCGCCCCCGCCGGCCCGGAAGAACCGGTCGAACACGCGGGCCGCGTCCTCCTCGCACAGACCGGGCCCCCGGTCGCGCACACACAGCCGTACGGCCTTGTCGTCCCGCTCCACCTCCAGCCGCACCGGCACGTCGGCGGGCGTGTGCGTGCGGACGTTGCTCAGCAGATTGCCCAGCACCTGACGCAGCCCCGACTCGTCGGCGTGCACCAGGAGCGACCCCTCGGCGCCCACGGTCAGCGGCCGTTCGGGCTGCTGCACCCGCAGGTCCTCCGCCGCCTCCCGCACCAGCCGGCTCAGGTCCACGTTGCGGAACCGCAGGGCGGGCCGCTGGTCGAGGCGGGCCAGGGTGAGCAGTTCGTCGACGAGCCGGCCCATCCGGTCCACCTCGCCGTTCATCCGGTCCCAGACCCGTTTGCGCTCGGCCTGGTCCGGCAGCATCCCCTTGTCGTACAGCTGGAGATAGCCGCGGATCGCGGACAGCGGGGTGCGGAGCTCGTGCGAGGCGTCGCCGACGAAGCGCCGCAGCTGGGCCGCGCTGCGCTCGCGTGTGCGGTACGCCGACTCCACCTGGTGCAGCATCGAGTTCAGAGCCAGCCGCAGCTGCTCGACCTCCAGGGTGGCGTTGCCGCTGGAGGGGACGCGCCGGGTCAGATCGCCCTCGGCGATGGCCGACGACGTCTCCACCATGTCCTCCAGCGGCCGCATGCGCCGGCGCACGCCGAACATCGTCAGACAGCCCAGCAGGGCCAGCAGGCCGGTGCCGACGGCCAGGTCCATCTTGAGCGCCTTGCCCATGCCCTCGTGCAGGCCCTCGGTGGGCATGGCGATGAGGACGACCGTGCCGTCCGTCAGCCGGGCACCGGCCATCCGGTAGCGCTCGCCCTCGACGGTGACGTCGCGCGGCTCCTCGTCCGCGGCCAGCGCCCGCGGGTCGGACACGGACGACGCGAGGGCGTGCTGGCGGGGAGTGGGCCGCAGCGGGCCCAGGGCGACCGGCTCGCCGGTGGGGTCGACCGCGACGTAGACCATGGACGGGGTGGGCAGCGGGTCGGTGTCGGTGGCGCCGTCCCCGCTGAACCGGTCCAGGGCGATGCCCAGTTCGCTCAGCGACTCGATCTGGCGCAGCGTGAACCCGGCCTGGCCGAGCGTGCCGCGCGCGCTCTTCAGCTCGGTGTCGACCTTGTCGAGCAGATAGAACCGCGCGGTCATCAGGCTGACGGCGGTCGCGACGACGATGCCCGCGGCCAGCAGCGCCACGTTCACCAGGGTCAGCTTGCCGCGCAGCGAGCGTATGCCGCGGCGCCGGCACCGCTCCAGCAGGTGCCGGGCCCTCATGCCAGCCCGTATCCGACGCCGCGCCGGGTGGTGATCACCGGGGGCCCCAGGGCGTCCAGCTTGCGCCGCAGATAGCTGATGTACGTCTCGACGACGGTCGACTCCGGCGGAGTGTGCTCGTACTGCCAGACGTGGCGCAGGAGTTGCTCCTTGGGCACGACCCGGCCGCCGTTGCGCACCAGGAACCGCAGCAACGCGTACTCGGTCGGGGTCAGTTCGACCGTACGGCCCGCGCGGCGCACCGAGTACGTCGTCTCGTCCAGCTCCAGGTCGCCGTAGCGCAGCGGCGGGCGCTGCGGCAGGACGTCGGCGGGGCGGGTGCGGCGCAGCACCGCCGTGATCCGGGCGACGACCACGTCCACGTCGAACGGCTTGGTGATGTAGTCGTCGCCGAAGCCGAGCGCGCCGACGATCTCCGCCGGGGCGTCCCGCGCGGTGAGGAAGACCAGCGCCAGCTCGGGCCGGGTGCGCCGCAGTTCACGGCCGAGGGCGCGCCCGTCGCCGTCCGGGAGCATGACGTCGAGCAGCGCCACGTCCGGCCGGGTGTGCTCGGCGAGGGCGACCGCGTCGCGGACGGTGCCCGCCGTCATCACCTCGAACCGGTGGTAGCGCAGGGCGATCCGGAGGACGTCGGCGATGCTCTCCTCGTCCTCCACGACCAGCACGGTGCCTGAAGCCGTCGTCATGCCCCCAGTATCGGCGGGCCCGCGCGCGGCCGGGCCGGTTGCGTCTTTGGAGTTCCTTGAGAGTCATGGCCGTCGCCTGCCGCGAGGGCGGGCGCGCACCCAATGCTGGTGCGCAGGACCTGGGGGACCATCCGACCGACTAAGGAGCGTTGAGCGTGGCGGCATTGGCACGGTGGTGCTATCGGCACCGGCTGGTGGTCCTGTTGCTCTGGCTGGGGGCGTTGTTCGGCCTGGGCGCGGCGAGTTCGGGGGCGGGCACGAACTACGCGAACGTCTTCTCCCTCCCGGACACCGACTCGGCGACCGCGTACGACCTGATGGAGAAGGCCTTCCCGGAGCGCGCCGGCGACACCGACACGGTGGTGTGGAAGGTGGACGAGGGATCCGTACGGGACGCCTCCGTACGCTCCCGGATCGAACCCGCCCTGAAGGAGATCGGGCGGATGAAGGGCGTCGGCGAGGTCACCGACCCGTACGCGGAGCAGGGGGCCGCGCAGATCAGCCGGGACGGGCGGATCGCGTACGCGCAGGTCACCTTCACCGAGCAGGCCAACGCCGTCCCCAAGGAACTCATCGAGGACGTCGTGGACACCGCTCAGGCCGCCGAGCGGGACGGCCTGCGGGTCGAGCTCGGCGGGCAGGCCATCGCCCGCACCCAGGAGCCCCCGCAGGGCACGGCCGAGGCCGTCGGCATCCTCGCCGCCGCCGTGGTGCTGTTCCTCGCGTTCGGCTCGCTGTTCGCGATGCTGCTCCCCATCGTGGTGGCCGTCGCGGGCGTCGGCACCGGCATGATCGCCACGATGCTGATGAGCCACGTCACCGACGTGCCCGAGGTGGCCCCGCTGCTCGGCTCGCTCATCGGTCTCGGCGTCGGCATCGACTACGCCCTGTTCATCGTGACCCGGCACCGGCGCGGCATCCTGCGCGGGATGAAGCCGGAGGAGGCGGCCGTGACCGCCCTCAACACCTCCGGGCGCGCGGTGCTGTTCGCGGGCGGCACGGTGTGCATCGCGCTCGCCGGGATGCTCGTGATGAACATGCGGTTCCTGGACGGTGTGGTCATCGCGACCTCGCTCACCGTCGTCCTGAGCGTGCTCGCCGCGATCACGCTGCTGCCGGCCCTGCTGGGCCTGCTCGGCATGCGGGTGCTCAGCCGGCGGCAGCGGGCCCGGCTCGCCGCGGCCGGTCCGGAGCCCGCCGAGATCGCCGGGCTCGCGGCACGCTGGTCGGCGTACGTCCAGCGGCGTCCGCGTCCGGTCGTCGCCATGGCCGTCGTCGTCATGGCCGTCCTCGCGATCCCCGTGCTGTCGCTGCGGCTCGGCGCCACGGACCAGGGCAACCACCAGGAGTCCACGACCACCCGGCAGGCGTACGACCTGCTCGCCGAGGGCTTCGGCCCCGGCTTCAACGGGCCGCTCCAGGTCGTCGTCGAGGGCGAGGCGCCCGCCGGTCTGGTCGACGGCATCCGCGGCACCGAGGGCGTCGCGCAGGTCGCGCCCGTCCCGCCCGCCAACGGGGTCACCGTGATCCAGGTGGTGCCGGACACCTCACCGCAGTCCGAGGAGACCGACGCCCTGATCGACCGGCTGCGGGACGACGTGATCCCGGAGTCGGGCGCCGAGGCCCATGTGGGCGGGGTGACGGCCGTGTTCAAGGACTTCGCGTCGGTGACCGGTGACCGGCTGCCGTACTTCGTGGCCACGATCATCGCGCTCGGCTTCCTGCTCCTGCTGATCGCGTTCCGCTCGCTGGTGGTGCCGCTGACGGCCGCCCTGATGAACCTCATCGCGGCAGCCGCCTCCTTCGGCGTCCTGGTGGCCATCTTCCAGTGGGGCTGGGGCACGGAGCTGATCGGCGTCGGCAAGGAGGGCCCGATCACCTCGTTCCTGCCGGTCATCATGCTGTCCCTGCTGTTCGGCCTGTCCATGGACTACCAGGTGTTCCTGGTGAGCCGGATGCACGAGGAGTGGGTCCACACCAAGGACAACGCGCGCGCGGTGCGCGTCGGCCTCGCGGAGACCAGCCGCGTCATCAACTCGGCGGCGCTCATCATGATCTGCGTGTTCAGCGCGTTCGTCCTGAGCGGCGACATGGAGGGCGCGATGGCCGGCATCGGCCTCGCGGCGGCCGTCGCGCTGGACGCCTTCATCCTGCGGACCGCGCTGGTGCCGGCCGCGATGCACCTGCTCGGCAAGGCCAACTGGTGGCTGCCCGAGTGGATGGAGAAGCGGCTTCCGCACCTGGCCGTCGAACCGGCGGAGGAGCCCGCTCCGGCCGCGCCCGCGCCGGACGGCCCGGCCGGCACCTCGGTCGTGCACGGCTTCGTCCTCACCGCCGACGGCGAACCCGTCGACGGCGCCGCGGTGACGCTGCTCAGCAAGGGCGGACGGCAGCTGGACCGGGTGACGTCCCTGGCCGACGGGTCGTACATCCTCTCGGTGCCGGCGCCGGGCACCTATCTGCTGGCGGCGAGCGCACCGGCGTACGGGTCACGCGCCGCGCACGTCGTCGTGGCGGACGGGCCGCTGGTGCACGACGTCGAACTGACCGGGGACGAGGTCGACGCCGTCAACTGACCCGGCGATCCCTCAGGGGCGCTCGTCGCGGGCGGGCGCCCCCGGGGACTCCTTCGCCGGGTCCGGGATCATCCGGGTCATCCCCGGCAGGAAGTCCGTGAACAGGTCGTGCACCTCGCGCACCAGGGGGCGCAGCACCCGGAAGCGGGCCAGGGAGACCCCGCGCGCGGTGAGCCGGGCGCCGCGCTCGGCGAGCCGGTAGCTGCGCTCACGGCCCTCGGTCCGGTCGAAGATCCAGTACAGGACGAGTCCCATCTGGGACAGCCACATCAGCTCCGGCAGGATCTCGCGCAGTTCCTCCGGCACCTTCGTCCGGGTCGCGCCCGCCAGCACCTGCCGGTGGATGCTGATGGCCTCCTGGCGCGCGTGCTCCGACTCCTGCGAGAACGGGCTGAGCGGGCTGTCGGGGTCGGCGGCGTTCTTGAAGAACTGCACGGCGAACTCGTGGTACGGCGTGGCGATGTCCAGCCAGGCCCGCAGCACGCCCGCGAGGCGCGCCTCCAGGTCCGTCTCCCGGGCCAGGATGTCCCGGACCGCCGCCTGGTGCTCGGCGGCGATCCGGTCGTAGAAGCCCTGGATCAGGTGCTCCTTGCCCTCGAAGTAGTAGTACGCGTTGCCGACGGAGACCCCGGCCTCCTGGGCGATCGCCCGCATCGTCGTCTTGTCGTAGCCGCGCTCCTGGAACAGCCGCATGGCGGTCTCCAGGATCAGCGCACGGGTCTGCTCGGACTTGCTGGGCGTGTCGCCCGGCTCGGGGCGGTCGTTCTTCGAGGGCACGGAACGAGCCTAACCAGTGCCGATCAGGAGGACTGCGCCGCCTGGTAGAGGTTCTGCGCGTCGGCGCCGAAGTACGGGCCGTGAAGGCCGTATGCCGAACCCGTCCCGCCTCCGGGCGGTACGCGCCCCCTCGTGTCCCCGGTTCACGAGGGGGTCGCGCACTCCCCGTCGGCACAGCCCGGCGGGTGGTAGGTCCAGCCCGCCGTCCGGTCGTAGACCCATCCCTGGCCCTGCGGCCGCGTCCGTCCGCGGCCCTGCGCCCCGCGCCACGCGGCGGCCGCGAGCACGGCCCCCCGGGCGAGCCGCGCCCCGCTCGGGGTGCTCAGGCGGTGCGCCAGCGTCCGGTGCCTGCGCAGCGCCCACAGAGTGACGATCCAGGCGGCGGCGCCCCGGTACACCTGCCCGGCGTCCCCGACGACGGTGATCTCGTCGAGCGTGGCCCGGTGGTCGAGGCCGGGGAAGCGCCGGCGGGCCTCGGCGGACCCGGCAGGCACCGTCTCCAACGGCACCCACTTCGGCTGCCGTACGAGCCAGTCGCGGACGAAGGTGCACAGGGAGCACTCGGGGTCGTACAGGACGGTCAGCGCGCGGACCGGTGTCGCGGCGGCCCTCTCAGGCGTCTCGGCTGGCATGCCGGGCCCCGCTCAGGCCTCGGCCGACGGGGCGATCCAGCCCTGCGGCGCGACTGGCGGCAGCTGCTCGCGCTCCATCACCCCGCGCCGCCGGATCTTGTTGAGGACGTAGACGTTGGCGAGGTGCATGAACCCGAGCACGAGCAGGACCACGCCGAGCTTGGTCGACAGGGCCTCGAAGATGCCGCGGGTGTCGGCGACGGTGCCGTCGTCGCTCAGATACAGCGCGACGAAGCCGAGGTTGACGAGGTAGAAGCCGACCACCAGCAGGTGGTTCACGGCGTCCGCGAGCTTCTCGTTGCCGTGCAGGACGTCGGCGAGGAAGATCCGCCCGTTGCGGCTGAGCGTCCGGGCCACCCAGACGGTGAGCCCGATGCTGACGGCCAGGTAGATGACATAGGCGATGACCGTGCGGTCCATGGCCCGACCCCCTCTTGAACGTGTTCAAATCTCTGACACGGATGACAGTAGACCTGTGTTTGAACACGTTCAACTCGCGGGCGTGAGGCGTGCGTCACGCCGTCAGGAGGCCCTACCCGTCAGGGCCTTCGGCCCAGTTCCGGAC encodes:
- a CDS encoding SCO4848 family membrane protein, with the protein product MKLSRPVSWFLLAFGVWSWVIWVTFVKNLIKDSSGLAFEDGQPTAYFWVHLLLAVVSFVLGTVVGAIGLRGVRALRRTS
- a CDS encoding GtrA family protein, coding for MVGPRPARREILGFAAAGLAAYTVDLALFTALRGPAGLGPLTAKSLSFLAGCSVAYAGNALGTYRHTRPRGPRPYAAFLVVNAAGAAVQLLCLAVSHYGLGFTSQRADTVSGAVVGMALATVLRFWGTRTWVFRAEGRVGSWTG
- a CDS encoding YihY/virulence factor BrkB family protein, which codes for MDWLKRLPVVGPWVARLMTTHAWRSYERLDRVKWTRLAAAMTFVSFVALFPLLTVAAAIAAATLSKEQQDTLQDKLAEQVPGISDQLDINTLVQNAGTVGLIAGAALLLTGISWVGSVRECLRAVWELPDEEENPLLHKAKDAVVLVGLGGAILVTVLASTVASAAVGWTTRQLGVDEAGWGGVLLRAAAFLVAVLAGFLVLLYVLTLLPGVEPPRRRLLVAALIGAIGFELLKLLLSGYIQGVATKSMYGAFGVPVALLLWINFTSKLVVFCAAWTATGSKEAEPVDGSAAPETSGGPDPSGGPGVRNGPGGAPGRAAATGG
- a CDS encoding D-alanyl-D-alanine carboxypeptidase family protein; the protein is MPAPTKTARRGLLVASAVLSSLALTVPVAHAAPRPSPSTSPSATPPADMSTVGGELLGRPGTQVNLAGGAPVLPKDLSARSWIVADAESGDVLAAHNAHWRLAPASTMKMLFADTVLPRFPKSTEHKVAVSDLAGVGAGSSVVGIKENETYSVHDLWLGVFLASGNDAVHVLSAMNGGVDKTVREMNEHAEELQALDTHVVSPDGYDAPGQVSSAYDLTLFARSGLQKKDFREYCSTVTTKFPGATKKSKGKSVRGSFEIQNTNRLLRGDYDMSVYPGIAGVKNGYTTNAGHTFTGVAERDGRVLLVTVMNPEKKEHNEVYKESARLFDWGFEAAGKVQPVGELVAPKSAQGAAQPGAGTSGEAGGAKGAEKSAKPAVGASAAGGSGGVGVALGIAAGVLALLGAGVFLVNRRWPLPDLVRRRGRS
- a CDS encoding decaprenyl-phosphate phosphoribosyltransferase, which encodes MAEAGPLTSTGRAGEATLHEQRRPAPRTEPSSGGRGPRGVVTGLLRTARPKQWVKNVLVVAAPAAAGRLFSVHALTQVALVFALFTACAAAVYLVNDARDADADRAHPTKRRRPVAAGQVPVPVAYAAGGVLAVLGPALAAWLASPAVAALLVAYLGMQLAYCVRLKHVLVADLAVVTTGFLMRAVAGGLALGIPLSRWFLITTGFGALFMVAAKRYSEAVQMAGKAGATRALLTEYTPGYLRFVWQLAAGVAVLGYCLWALEEGGVPHASVLPWRQLSMVAFVLAILRYAVFADRGTAGEPEEVVLRDRALAVIGVVWMTMYALAVANW
- a CDS encoding metallophosphoesterase; amino-acid sequence: MVIVFALVALLVLSVLVTGNWWVWRRLFRDTTRAPGTVRRVGVAVIAGGWALTVGALVAERAGAPFWLQRTLAWPGFLWLALSLYLLLYLLAGELVRPLLRRWLDRRAGAGAAAAHPGPDTAGAAAPATAAAAPRGPRGASPATGRAAALTADPPPAGPDGQDAPRPEPSRRLFVSRVVAGTAAAAAVGTVGYGTGTVLRGPRVKRVTVPLAKLPRAAHGYRIAVVSDIHLGPVLGRGFAQKVVDTINGTQPDLIAVVGDLVDGSVKDLGPAAAPLARLRARDGSFFVTGNHEYFSGAAQWVDEVRRLGLRPLENARTELPHFDLAGVNDVAGEDEGQGPDFTRALGDRDTARACVLMAHQPVQIHDAVEHGVDLQLSGHTHGGQLWPGSLIAELANPTVAGLERYGDTQLYVSRGAGAWGPPTRVGAPSDITVIELASRQA